A window of the Corallococcus exiguus genome harbors these coding sequences:
- a CDS encoding Isoquinoline 1-oxidoreductase subunit, whose product MNLRSKALGAVLGAGAAALSLSLLISAGCGGRAAHPSVVPPPANPQALRPPEAFAGIGDKKERSQALFLEASRVMLHPRCVNCHPVGDSPLQGEEGKVHDPPVVRGSEDQGVPGLECTSCHQDRNAQLARIPGAPKWHVAPKVMAWEGRTPRALCEQLKDPARNGGKSLAELIEHSAHDELVGWGWKPGADRVPAPGTQAEFGALVAAWVKDGAECPREESRP is encoded by the coding sequence ATGAATCTTCGCTCGAAGGCACTGGGAGCCGTGCTGGGCGCGGGGGCGGCGGCGCTGTCGCTGTCGCTCCTGATCAGCGCGGGATGTGGAGGCCGCGCGGCGCATCCGTCCGTGGTGCCGCCGCCCGCGAATCCACAGGCGCTCCGGCCGCCGGAGGCCTTCGCGGGCATTGGCGACAAGAAGGAGCGCTCGCAAGCGCTGTTCCTGGAGGCGAGCCGGGTCATGCTGCATCCCCGCTGCGTCAACTGCCACCCCGTGGGCGACAGTCCGCTGCAGGGCGAAGAGGGCAAGGTGCACGACCCGCCGGTGGTCCGGGGCTCCGAGGACCAGGGCGTGCCCGGCCTGGAGTGCACCTCCTGCCATCAGGACCGCAACGCGCAGCTGGCGCGGATCCCCGGCGCGCCCAAGTGGCACGTGGCGCCCAAGGTGATGGCGTGGGAGGGGCGCACGCCGCGCGCGCTGTGCGAACAGTTGAAGGACCCGGCGCGCAACGGCGGCAAGAGTCTGGCGGAATTGATTGAGCACTCGGCGCATGACGAGCTGGTGGGCTGGGGCTGGAAGCCCGGGGCGGACCGGGTTCCGGCGCCGGGGACGCAGGCGGAGTTCGGGGCCCTGGTGGCCGCGTGGGTGAAGGACGGCGCGGAGTGCCCGCGCGAGGAGAGCCGACCGTGA
- a CDS encoding siderophore-interacting protein: MANAKAMLGSMLGRFLFTEAKVTQVREVSRAFRQIDCEGPALRGQGWSPGDKVQVFLPGLGMRTYTPLSWDEARGATAFLVYLHGDSPGAKWGRDVRTGDTVQFFGPRRSVALESGDAPVVLFGDETSFAVAHAFRTGAKRDVTPIFEVTRREDCAPALRELGFEGQDVERTAGDAHLTQVHERLREVLRTKPGATLVMTGRAQSIQALRSRLRGDGERATSKVKAYWAVGKTGLD, encoded by the coding sequence ATGGCAAACGCCAAGGCCATGCTCGGAAGCATGCTGGGCCGGTTTCTCTTCACCGAAGCGAAGGTGACCCAGGTGCGCGAAGTCTCGCGCGCCTTTCGACAGATTGACTGTGAAGGGCCCGCGCTGCGGGGGCAGGGATGGAGCCCCGGCGACAAGGTGCAGGTGTTCCTGCCAGGGCTGGGCATGCGCACGTACACGCCGCTGTCGTGGGACGAAGCGCGAGGGGCCACGGCCTTCCTGGTGTACCTGCACGGCGACAGCCCGGGAGCGAAGTGGGGCCGCGATGTGCGCACCGGGGACACGGTGCAGTTCTTCGGCCCCCGGCGCTCGGTGGCGCTGGAGTCCGGCGACGCGCCGGTGGTGCTCTTCGGTGACGAGACGTCCTTCGCGGTGGCGCACGCGTTCCGCACCGGAGCGAAGCGCGACGTCACCCCCATCTTCGAGGTGACACGCCGCGAGGACTGCGCGCCCGCGCTGCGCGAGCTGGGCTTCGAGGGCCAGGACGTGGAGCGCACGGCAGGCGACGCGCACCTGACGCAAGTCCACGAACGGCTGCGCGAAGTCCTGCGCACGAAGCCCGGCGCGACGCTGGTGATGACAGGCCGGGCGCAGTCCATCCAGGCCCTGCGCTCGCGGCTGCGCGGCGACGGCGAACGCGCCACGTCGAAGGTGAAGGCCTACTGGGCGGTGGGCAAGACGGGGCTCGACTGA
- a CDS encoding xanthine dehydrogenase family protein molybdopterin-binding subunit yields MQDTRIRLSRRSVLEGMGLVAAGLGLEVFLPARAHAAPMPTSLPEVPTGGLRANVFVHVAPDGVVTIVCHRSEMGQGVRSSLPVLIADELGADMAHVKVVQGDGDEAYGDQNTDGSSSVRKIFDDLRYAGATARTMLVAVAAKRWKVAPTECEARDHAVFHKGSQRTLKFGELAGDAAKLKVPKKDAVTLRPRSELKHLGKELPLLDGPDIVTGRAVFGADVVLPGMRTAVIARPPVAGGKVARYDATKTLAVPGVRQVVELPAATKPFLFQPLGGLAVVADNTWAAMKGRAALDVTWEGGDNAVYDSEAYREQLLEVIGKPGKVVRNVGDAPGALAKAAKRVQATYNTPHLAHAPMEPPAAVAKVENGTCEVWATTQNPQAARSEVAKALGLDPSKVIIHVTLLGGGFGRKSKPDYVVEAALVAKAVGAPVRLQWTREDDVRHDYYHSTSAQRLEAGLDANGKVVAWHQRIAFPPIGSTFSDATFAGDGEMGQGIVDLPLAIPDIRMENCEARAHTRIGWLRSVANIYHAFAVQSFIDELAHERGTDPRDTLLEVLGPSRIVTPKDLGVAKVPNYGQSLDEHPVDTARLRRVIERVTGLSRWDERKREGRALGLAAHRSFLTYVAVVVSVVKDADERIRVDEAWIVADAGTIVNMERVRAQMEGAVVFGLSLGLYGAITMKDGAVVESNFRDYRLARIAETPRRIHVDIIPSDGRPGGVGEPGVPPVAPALANAVFALTGTRVRELPLVKTVKV; encoded by the coding sequence ATGCAAGACACTCGCATCCGTCTGTCGCGCCGTTCCGTGCTCGAAGGAATGGGACTCGTGGCCGCGGGCCTGGGGCTGGAGGTGTTCCTGCCCGCGAGGGCCCACGCCGCGCCCATGCCCACGTCGCTGCCGGAAGTGCCCACGGGGGGACTCAGGGCCAACGTCTTCGTGCACGTGGCGCCGGACGGCGTGGTGACCATCGTCTGTCACCGCTCGGAGATGGGGCAGGGCGTGCGCAGCTCGCTGCCGGTGCTCATCGCGGACGAGCTGGGCGCGGACATGGCCCACGTGAAGGTGGTCCAGGGCGACGGCGACGAGGCCTACGGAGACCAGAACACGGACGGCTCCAGCAGCGTGCGGAAGATCTTCGACGACCTGCGCTACGCGGGCGCGACGGCGCGCACGATGCTGGTGGCGGTGGCGGCGAAGCGCTGGAAGGTGGCGCCCACGGAGTGCGAGGCGCGCGACCACGCCGTCTTCCACAAGGGCTCGCAGCGGACGCTGAAGTTCGGTGAGCTGGCCGGTGACGCGGCGAAGCTGAAGGTGCCCAAGAAGGACGCGGTGACGCTCCGTCCGCGCAGCGAGCTCAAGCACCTGGGCAAGGAGCTGCCGCTGCTGGACGGGCCGGACATCGTGACGGGCCGGGCGGTGTTCGGCGCGGACGTCGTGTTGCCGGGGATGCGCACGGCGGTCATCGCGCGTCCGCCCGTGGCGGGAGGCAAGGTGGCCCGCTACGACGCGACGAAGACGCTGGCGGTGCCGGGCGTGCGGCAGGTGGTGGAGCTGCCGGCGGCGACGAAGCCCTTCCTGTTCCAGCCGCTGGGAGGCCTGGCGGTGGTGGCGGACAACACCTGGGCGGCGATGAAGGGCCGCGCGGCGCTGGACGTGACGTGGGAGGGCGGGGACAACGCCGTCTACGACTCGGAGGCGTACCGCGAGCAGCTGCTGGAGGTGATTGGCAAGCCGGGCAAGGTGGTGCGCAACGTCGGCGACGCGCCAGGAGCGCTAGCGAAGGCGGCGAAGCGGGTGCAGGCCACGTACAACACGCCGCACCTGGCGCACGCGCCCATGGAGCCGCCCGCGGCGGTTGCGAAGGTGGAGAACGGCACCTGCGAGGTGTGGGCCACGACGCAGAACCCGCAGGCCGCGCGCAGCGAGGTGGCGAAGGCGCTGGGCCTCGACCCGTCGAAGGTGATCATCCACGTGACGCTGTTGGGTGGCGGGTTCGGCCGCAAGTCGAAGCCGGACTACGTGGTGGAGGCTGCGCTGGTGGCGAAGGCGGTGGGCGCGCCGGTGCGCCTGCAGTGGACGCGCGAGGACGACGTGCGCCACGACTACTACCACTCCACGAGCGCGCAGCGGCTGGAGGCCGGCCTGGACGCGAACGGCAAGGTGGTGGCGTGGCACCAGCGCATCGCGTTCCCGCCCATCGGCTCCACGTTCTCCGACGCGACGTTCGCGGGGGACGGAGAGATGGGGCAGGGCATCGTGGACCTGCCGCTGGCCATCCCGGACATCCGGATGGAGAACTGCGAGGCGCGAGCGCACACGCGCATCGGCTGGCTGCGGTCCGTGGCGAACATCTACCACGCGTTCGCGGTGCAGAGTTTCATCGACGAGCTGGCGCACGAGCGCGGCACGGATCCGCGAGACACGTTGCTGGAGGTGCTGGGGCCGTCGCGCATCGTGACGCCCAAGGACCTGGGCGTGGCGAAGGTGCCGAACTACGGCCAGTCCCTGGACGAGCACCCGGTGGACACGGCGCGGCTGCGCAGGGTGATTGAAAGGGTGACGGGCCTGTCTCGCTGGGACGAGCGCAAGCGGGAAGGAAGGGCGCTGGGGCTGGCGGCGCACCGCAGCTTCCTGACGTACGTGGCGGTGGTGGTGTCGGTGGTGAAGGACGCGGACGAGCGCATCCGGGTGGACGAGGCGTGGATCGTCGCGGACGCGGGCACCATCGTGAACATGGAGCGCGTGCGGGCGCAGATGGAAGGCGCGGTGGTGTTCGGCCTGAGCCTGGGGCTCTACGGCGCCATCACGATGAAGGACGGCGCCGTGGTGGAGAGCAACTTCCGCGACTACCGCCTGGCGCGCATCGCGGAGACGCCGAGGCGCATCCACGTGGACATCATCCCCAGCGACGGCCGCCCCGGAGGCGTGGGAGAGCCCGGAGTGCCCCCCGTGGCCCCGGCCCTGGCCAACGCGGTGTTCGCGCTCACGGGCACCCGCGTGCGCGAACTGCCGTTGGTGAAGACCGTGAAGGTGTAG
- a CDS encoding (2Fe-2S)-binding protein, which yields MSIRLRVNGTEHVLDVDPEMPLLWALRDVLTLTGTKYGCGQALCGACVVHIDGAAVRSCVTPVRRADGREVMTIEGLSPDGSHPLQKAWVDLAVPQCGFCQAGQIMTAAALLAKKPKPTDAEIDQSLAGNLCRCGTYTRIRTAVKKAAGLPTE from the coding sequence GTGAGCATCCGTCTGCGAGTGAATGGGACCGAGCACGTGCTGGACGTGGATCCGGAGATGCCGTTGCTCTGGGCGCTGCGCGACGTGCTGACGTTGACGGGCACGAAGTACGGCTGCGGCCAGGCGCTCTGCGGCGCGTGCGTGGTGCACATCGACGGCGCGGCGGTGCGCTCGTGCGTGACGCCGGTGCGCCGCGCGGACGGCCGCGAGGTGATGACCATCGAGGGCCTGTCGCCAGATGGCTCGCATCCGTTGCAGAAGGCGTGGGTGGACCTGGCGGTGCCGCAGTGTGGCTTCTGTCAGGCGGGGCAGATCATGACGGCGGCGGCGCTGCTGGCGAAGAAGCCGAAGCCCACCGACGCGGAGATCGATCAATCGCTGGCGGGCAACCTCTGCCGCTGCGGGACATATACGCGCATCCGCACCGCCGTGAAGAAGGCGGCGGGACTGCCGACGGAGTGA
- a CDS encoding Kelch repeat-containing protein, translating to MWTGEKMMVWGGLGCGGPDAPCGDGATYAPASDAWSPPIKSDYAPAPRWGHTALWTGTQMLVWGGKDARAPRVFRDGAIYHAKEDLWTTMNFVKAPANRYAHSAVWIDGVMYVWGRCGYPPVGWRPVGAVTAGLPPTPSRSSPTAVRARGCP from the coding sequence GTGTGGACCGGCGAGAAGATGATGGTCTGGGGCGGGCTTGGCTGCGGTGGCCCCGATGCTCCCTGTGGCGACGGCGCGACCTATGCCCCCGCGAGCGACGCCTGGAGCCCCCCCATCAAGTCCGATTACGCGCCCGCTCCGCGCTGGGGACACACAGCCCTCTGGACCGGCACGCAGATGCTGGTCTGGGGCGGCAAGGATGCCCGAGCGCCGCGTGTGTTCAGGGATGGGGCCATCTACCACGCGAAGGAAGACCTCTGGACGACCATGAACTTCGTCAAAGCCCCCGCGAACCGCTATGCGCACTCCGCGGTGTGGATCGACGGCGTGATGTACGTCTGGGGGCGGTGCGGATACCCCCCTGTCGGATGGCGCCCTGTGGGTGCCGTGACGGCGGGGCTTCCGCCTACACCTTCACGGTCTTCACCAACGGCAGTTCGCGCACGCGGGTGCCCGTGA